CGGTGATGATCGAGGTGTTTCGCCAGGCGGAAGCCGGAAAATTTCGATTGGAGGATTCGGTTTTTGTGCGGAATCAATTTGCCAGCATCGTCGATGGCTCGCCTTACAGTCTCGATCTCGGCGAGGACAGCGATGAGGCGATTTATAAGGTGATCGGCCAGAAGATGAGCGTCCACGATCTGGTTTATCAAATGATCACCGTGAGCAGCAATCTCGCCACAAATCTATTGATCGAATTGGTTGACGCAAAAAAAGTGATGGCAACGCTGCAGCAACTCGGCATTCACGATATGCAAGTCCTGCGCGGCGTCGAAGATGGCAAGGCGTATCAACTGGGCCGGAACAACCGCACCAACGCCCTCGATCTCATGCTCAGTTTGCAGGCCATCGCCGAACAGCGCGCTGCCAGCCCGGCCGCCTGTCAAGCAATGATTGCGATTCTCAAAGATCAAAAATTCCGGGACAGCATTCCGGCGGGCTTGCCGGAGGGGTTCATTGCCGCCAATAAAACCGGCTCGATCACGGCGATCAATCACGATGCCGCGATCATTTTGCACCCCAACCGCAAGCCGATTGTGCTGGCGATCTTGACGCGCAAAATTACAAATCATGAGCAGGCGCGCGCCACCATTGCGGGCCTCACGCGGCATCTTTTTGCAACGCTGGTAGCGCCTGAGTCTGCCGCCGCGCCGGCAAAATAAAAGCTCAACGCTATTACATCAAGCAAACACGTCAACGCCGCTAGTACAGTGTAATTTTGAAAAGTCTATCCATCCTTGATTGTCATCCAGAAGGGTTCTTGTGAAGTTGCAGGCATATTACGGAGCACTTCACAACATTCGCCTGAATGACATTTCAAGAGAGTGCGAGATGCAGTAACAAAGCTCTCACCCCAATCTTCTTTGTGAGAGTTCCAGCGGCGGGACCCGCGCAGGAATATAAAAGGAAGTCCAATGAACGCCCGAACGATTCTACTTACTCTCTTCTTTCTCCTGTGCCGGTTGCCGTCACCCAGCCTCGCACAAACGTTTCAAATTCGCCATTATGGTACAGCCCAGGGCCTGCCGCAAAGCGAGATCATCGACGTCTATCAGGATCGCCAAGGCTACCTGTGGTTCGGCACGTATGAAAACGGCGCCGCGCGGTATGACGGCCGTCAGATGAAACGCTTCTCCGTGACGGAAGGTTTGGGGCACGCCTCCATTCGCGACATTCTGCAAGATCGTTTTGAGAATATCTGGATTGCCACGGAAAACGGCCTGGCTTGCATCACACCCGAAGAAACCGTTTTCAATTTTAATGTACCGGACGGCCTTCCTTCCAACGAAATTTTCAGTCTCGCTGAAGATGGCGCCGGCAATCTCTGGATCGGCACAGGCGCGGGCTTGTGCCGCAGCGCGGTACAACAAACGAATTCATCGAAACCGGAATTGGTGCTTACGGTTTTTGACAACACGCGCAACAGCAAAATCATTCGAGCGATTGCCGTATCTCGCGAACAGCAAATTTTGGCCGGCACCGATGACGGCCTTTACCGTGTGCACGGCGATAGCCTCACGGTTCCAACCGAATTTGAAAAACTGCAGAATCATTTTATCCGAAGATTGTTTTATGCACAAAATGGGGTTTTGTGGATTGGCGCGGCGGAGGGCTTGTACCGTCTCGCAGACAACCAAGTCGTATTGTTTTCGCAACGCCTCGGGATGACTGATGAGAATATTTATGCCCTCGCCGAAGATCAAAGCAGCAATCTCTGGATTGGCACGCGCTCGGGTTTGCTAAAGTATGACGGCCAGAGCCTGACAACGTTTGATACACGCGATGGCTTGCCGAGCAATTTTGTGCGCGCGCTGTGCGTCGATTATGAAAACAACATCTGGATTGGAACGCTGGGCGCCGGCGCGGCAAAAATCTTTGGATGGCATGTTCAAAATTACACGCGGCAACAGGGTTTGCCGGCAAACGTCGTTTTCAGTTTTTTGCAAGATCGCGCCGGGCGCATGTGGATCGGCACCAGCGGCGGGGGGCTG
This portion of the Cytophagia bacterium CHB2 genome encodes:
- a CDS encoding serine hydrolase, which gives rise to MHLKIFMIILMAAHEWPAAGAAAGQKPFTNAQSHRLTSTHAALDHYLEHLTDSLQAEIGVAFRDLETGQEYFFNEKSMMHAASTMKVPVMIEVFRQAEAGKFRLEDSVFVRNQFASIVDGSPYSLDLGEDSDEAIYKVIGQKMSVHDLVYQMITVSSNLATNLLIELVDAKKVMATLQQLGIHDMQVLRGVEDGKAYQLGRNNRTNALDLMLSLQAIAEQRAASPAACQAMIAILKDQKFRDSIPAGLPEGFIAANKTGSITAINHDAAIILHPNRKPIVLAILTRKITNHEQARATIAGLTRHLFATLVAPESAAAPAK